One Candidatus Roizmanbacteria bacterium CG_4_9_14_0_2_um_filter_38_17 genomic window carries:
- a CDS encoding AAA family ATPase, with the protein MNKKTRYLTESIKRDLKNRMVFLGGPRQVGKTTLSKEFANTYYPGNSIYLNWDERDDRKRIINYEIIGEEKLVILDEIHKMDGWKNWIKGLYDKYNTTHKFIVTGSARLDIKIKGGDSLFGRYHYHVLHPLTLTEIVGQNKPPELMSPLKFSTDKTQEYLQKLLNQGGFPEPYTAKSQIYWKRWNKERIQRVLKDDILSIKDINKLGKSELMLDLLPTKIGSLFSANSVAQDLQISPVTVASWLETYINFYYIFQIRTYATKKVTTLRKATKLYLWDWAGGINEGVRYENLIASHLYKLVDYINNTSGEVASLSYLRDRESREVDFAVTVNDKIWFVVEAKLKHKGIASNLRYFVERENIPQAYQVVLEPGVDYKKDNIRVISAERFLTALI; encoded by the coding sequence GTGAATAAAAAAACTAGATATTTAACAGAAAGCATAAAGAGGGATTTAAAAAACCGCATGGTCTTTTTAGGCGGTCCCAGGCAAGTGGGTAAAACTACCTTGAGTAAGGAATTTGCCAATACATACTATCCAGGAAATAGTATCTATTTGAATTGGGATGAGCGTGATGATCGCAAGCGCATCATAAATTATGAGATTATAGGGGAGGAGAAGCTAGTTATCTTGGATGAGATCCATAAGATGGATGGGTGGAAAAACTGGATAAAAGGACTATATGATAAATACAACACAACGCACAAGTTCATTGTAACTGGCAGCGCCAGACTGGATATAAAGATAAAGGGAGGGGATTCATTATTTGGAAGATATCACTATCATGTTCTCCACCCATTAACACTAACTGAGATAGTTGGTCAAAATAAGCCACCAGAGCTTATGTCACCGCTCAAATTTTCAACAGATAAAACCCAAGAATATCTTCAAAAACTACTCAATCAAGGCGGATTTCCAGAGCCGTACACGGCTAAAAGTCAAATCTACTGGAAACGCTGGAATAAAGAGCGCATTCAAAGGGTTTTAAAAGATGACATTTTAAGCATCAAAGATATTAATAAACTAGGTAAATCTGAGCTAATGCTTGACCTTTTACCAACTAAGATTGGCTCATTATTCTCTGCAAACAGCGTAGCTCAAGATTTACAGATCTCTCCCGTAACGGTCGCCAGTTGGCTTGAAACATATATAAATTTCTATTACATTTTCCAGATCCGTACTTATGCGACCAAAAAAGTAACCACGCTTCGCAAAGCAACCAAACTATATCTTTGGGATTGGGCAGGAGGGATAAATGAAGGAGTAAGATATGAAAATCTTATTGCAAGTCATCTGTATAAGTTAGTGGATTATATTAACAATACCTCGGGAGAAGTAGCTAGCTTGTCTTACTTAAGAGATAGAGAATCCCGAGAGGTAGATTTTGCAGTTACAGTTAATGACAAAATCTGGTTTGTTGTTGAAGCTAAATTAAAACATAAGGGAATTGCCAGTAACTTAAGATACTTTGTAGAGCGTGAAAATATTCCTCAAGCATATCAAGTAGTTCTTGAGCCAGGTGTTGACTACAAGAAGGATAATATTCGAGTTATTTCAGCCGAGCGGTTTCTAACCGCGCTAATTTGA